In the Sediminibacter sp. Hel_I_10 genome, one interval contains:
- the hisS gene encoding histidine--tRNA ligase gives MAQKPSIPKGTRDFNAFEVAKRTYIIQTIKERFERFGFQPIETPSFENSETLMGKYGDEGDRLIFKILNSGDFLSKVADTDYHAKDSTKITSSISEKALRYDLTVPFARYVVQHQNEIDFPFKRYQIQPVWRADRPQKGRFREFFQCDADVVGSTSLWQEVEFIQLYDAVFSALKLEGVTIKINNRKILSGIAEVIGAQDKLIDFTVALDKLDKIGEDKVKAEMLDKGILPSGIDKLQPLFRLKGDFGSQIEELKSILNTSEEGKKGIEELEFINTAICTLGLHTASLQLDVTLARGLNYYTGAIFEVSAPEGVAMGSIGGGGRYDDLTGIFGLKDVSGVGISFGLDRIALVLEELNLFPETVSHGVKVLFINFGDQEAMASLKAIKQLRAHHISAELFPDNKKTIKQFNYANKREIPFVVLLGESEMTSNTFTLKNMKTGDQEQVSLETLISKLS, from the coding sequence ATGGCACAAAAACCGAGCATACCAAAAGGAACAAGAGATTTCAACGCTTTTGAAGTTGCTAAAAGAACCTACATCATACAAACCATTAAAGAACGTTTTGAACGTTTTGGCTTTCAGCCGATAGAAACGCCCAGTTTTGAGAATTCTGAAACCTTAATGGGAAAATATGGTGACGAGGGTGATCGGTTGATATTTAAGATATTGAATAGTGGCGATTTTTTGAGTAAAGTTGCTGATACGGATTATCATGCAAAAGATTCAACTAAAATAACGTCGAGTATTTCAGAAAAAGCCCTTCGCTACGACCTCACTGTACCGTTTGCGCGTTATGTGGTACAACATCAAAATGAGATTGATTTTCCATTTAAACGCTACCAGATACAGCCGGTTTGGCGTGCCGATCGTCCGCAGAAAGGTCGTTTTAGAGAATTTTTTCAATGTGATGCCGATGTTGTTGGGAGTACCTCTTTATGGCAGGAAGTAGAGTTTATCCAACTTTATGATGCGGTGTTTTCGGCCTTAAAACTTGAAGGTGTCACTATTAAAATTAATAATAGAAAAATACTATCTGGTATTGCCGAAGTTATTGGCGCACAAGACAAGTTGATTGACTTTACCGTAGCGCTTGATAAATTGGATAAAATAGGAGAGGATAAGGTCAAGGCAGAAATGCTGGACAAAGGCATTTTGCCTTCGGGCATCGATAAATTGCAGCCCCTTTTTAGATTAAAAGGCGATTTTGGTTCTCAGATTGAAGAATTAAAGTCGATTCTAAATACTTCCGAAGAAGGAAAAAAGGGTATCGAAGAGTTAGAGTTTATCAACACTGCAATTTGTACTTTAGGGTTGCACACAGCAAGCTTACAATTGGATGTGACACTTGCGCGCGGACTCAACTATTATACGGGTGCCATTTTTGAAGTTTCTGCTCCAGAAGGCGTGGCTATGGGTTCTATTGGTGGCGGTGGTCGTTATGATGATCTTACTGGTATTTTTGGATTGAAGGATGTGAGCGGTGTAGGCATCAGTTTTGGTTTAGATCGTATTGCTTTGGTTTTAGAAGAGCTCAATCTGTTTCCTGAAACGGTAAGTCATGGGGTGAAGGTGTTGTTCATCAATTTTGGAGATCAAGAGGCCATGGCAAGTTTAAAAGCGATAAAGCAGCTTCGAGCGCATCACATTTCTGCGGAACTTTTTCCCGATAACAAAAAAACCATCAAGCAATTTAACTACGCTAATAAACGAGAGATTCCTTTTGTGGTTTTGTTGGGCGAGTCTGAAATGACCTCCAATACATTCACGCTTAAAAACATGAAAACGGGAGATCAAGAACAGGTTTCCTTAGAAACTTTGATAAGTAAACTGTCATAA